From the Carya illinoinensis cultivar Pawnee chromosome 4, C.illinoinensisPawnee_v1, whole genome shotgun sequence genome, one window contains:
- the LOC122306927 gene encoding uncharacterized protein LOC122306927, producing the protein MGRLYPPSPRILSLLLLLFFSSFSASSEATVTATRLAQKGRPGFLYTRTRGRCTPLYWSSRNEAWPRMVPQEATVSKVFGWRASERYRSDLTLLEATARKDKENAFHRLLKQGTASLLNSYARKGFPYSAWEIKTLVLQAMVSEEAAARQAQGFSVANEACS; encoded by the exons atggGGAGGCTTTATCCACCGAGTCCACgcattctctctcttcttctcctcctcttttTTTCTAGCTTTTCAGCTTCGTCAGAAGCTACGGTAACAGCGACAAGGCTGGCTCAGAAGGGAAGGCCTGGGTTTCTCTACACAAGAACTAGAGGAAGATGCACTCCCCT GTACTGGAGCAGCAGGAATGAGGCGTGGCCGAGGATGGTCCCACAGGAAGCAACAGTGTCTAAGGTGTTCGGATGGAGGGCGAGTGAACGCTACAGATCTGATCTGACTCTGTTGGAAGCAACAGCGAGAAAAGACAAGGAGAACGCTTTCCACAGGTTGTTGAAGCAGGGGACTGCATCACTGCTCAATTCATATGCCAGAAAGGGTTTTCCTTACTCGGCTTGGGAGATTAAGACTTTGGTTTTACAAGCAATGGTGTCGGAAGAGGCTGCAGCTCGTCAAGCTCAAGGGTTCTCAGTTGCCAATGAGGCCTGTAGCTAG
- the LOC122306043 gene encoding 2-alkenal reductase (NADP(+)-dependent)-like, which translates to MASCGGDEEVRNKQVILREYVSGFPKESDMSVRSVTMKLKVPEGSNMKKAILVKNLYLSCDPYMRIRMTNIQGPNLFNSFPLSSPLTGFGVAKVLESRNPEYKKGDLIWGTTGWEVYSLITETGALFKIQHTDVPLSYYTGILGMPGLTAFAGFYEICSPKKGEYVFISAASGAVGQLVGQFAKLMGCYVVGSAGSKEKVDLLKNKFGFDGAFNYKEENDLDAALKRFFPEGIDIYFEHVGGKMLDAVLLNMRDHGRIAVCGMISQYNLDQPEGVHNLMCIVYKRIHIKGFAVFDYFDLYPKFLDVVLPYIRQGKIVYVEDIAEGLESGPAALVGLFSGRNVGKQLVVVAHE; encoded by the exons ATGGCGAGTTGTGGTGGTGATGAGGAAGTGAGGAACAAGCAGGTGATATTAAGGGAATACGTGTCTGGTTTTCCAAAGGAGTCGGACATGTCTGTAAGAAGTGTAACCATGAAGCTGAAGGTTCCGGAGGGCTCCAACATGAAAAAGGCGATATTGGTGAAGAATCTTTACTTGTCGTGTGATCCCTATATGCGTATCCGGATGACCAACATTCAGGGTCCTAACCTTTTTAACTCCTTTCCCCTTTCTTCT CCATTAACTGGGTTTGGGGTGGCCAAAGTTTTGGAATCGAGAAACCCAGAATACAAGAAAGGAGACTTGATCTGGGGCACAACCGGATGGGAAGTGTACAGTCTTATCACGGAAACGGGAGCCCTCTTTAAAATCCAGCACACTGATGTACCCCTTTCCTACTATACTGGAATTCTTG GTATGCCTGGTTTGACTGCTTTTGCCGGTTTCTATGAAATTTGTTCTCCCAAGAAAGGAGAATATGTCTTCATTTCTGCAGCATCCGGTGCAGTTGGTCAGCTGGTTGGGCAATTTGCAAAGCTGATGGGTTGTTATGTTGTTGGAAGTGCTGGAAGTAAAGAAAAG GTTGATCTGCTTAAGAACAAGTTTGGATTTGATGGGGCTTTCAATTATAAGGAAGAAAATGACTTGGATGCTGCTTTGAAAAG GTTCTTCCCTGAAGGCATTGACATCTACTTTGAGCATGTTGGGGGGAAAATGCTTGATGCTGTGCTCCTTAACATGAGAGACCATGGCAGGATTGCTGTATGTGGAATGATCTCACAATACAATCTTGATCAGCCTGAAGGTGTTCACAACTTGATGTGCATTGTTTATAAGAGGATCCACATAAAAGGATTTGCTGTCTTTGATTACTTTGATCTCTATCCTAAGTTCTTGGATGTAGTGCTACCGTATATCAGACAAGGGAAAATAGTGTATGTGGAGGATATAGCCGAAGGACTTGAGAGTGGCCCGGCAGCTCTGGTAGGGCTCTTCAGTGGCCGCAATGTCGGGAAACAATTAGTTGTGGTTGCTCATGAGTGA
- the LOC122306871 gene encoding mitochondrial inner membrane protease subunit 1-like isoform X2, with protein MMQRFERGQVTSGEAIDAILKNFFLGKLTYLYWTRGEEMAPTIGAPRGTVLVRKLLAADPKHVFTGDVVVLRDPMKSYKYIVRRLAAIEGCAMCSKDEKEEPFVLEKNQCWVLSDNENLKPEEARDSRNFGPVPMTNIVGRVIYSMRTAVDHGPVQNSSSSVREDLLVLEIELDVEEMRRTHHFQV; from the exons ATGATGCAGCGCTTTGAAAGAGGTCAAGTAACATCTGGAGAAGCAATTGATGCTattttgaagaatttttttctgGGAAAGTTGACATACTTATACTGGACTAGGGGAGAAGAAATGGCTCCGACTATAGGTGCTCCAAGAGGGACTGTTCTTGTCCGGAAATTACTAGCTGCAGACCCAAA GCATGTTTTCACCGGAGATGTGGTGGTGTTGAGGGACCCCATGAAATCGTATAAATATATAGTCAGAAGATTGGCTGCCATTGAAGGGTGTGCAATGTGCTCTAAGGATGAAAAAGAGGAGCCCTTTGTTCTTGAAAAGAATCAGTGCTGGGTGTTGTCCGATAACGAAAACTTAAAGCCCGAG GAAGCAAGGGACAGCCGGAACTTTGGTCCAGTTCCCATGACAAACATCGTTGGCAGAGTAATCTATTCTATGCGAACAGCTGTGGATCATGGCCCTGTGCAGAACAG TTCTTCCAGCGTGAGAGAGGATTTATTGGTGTTAGAAATCGAACTAGATGTGGAGGAGATGAGAAGAACTCACCACTTCCAGGTCTAA
- the LOC122306871 gene encoding mitochondrial inner membrane protease subunit 1-like isoform X1, translating to MVSLSSWARYISLKLEYSASLIEKRFERGQVTSGEAIDAILKNFFLGKLTYLYWTRGEEMAPTIGAPRGTVLVRKLLAADPKHVFTGDVVVLRDPMKSYKYIVRRLAAIEGCAMCSKDEKEEPFVLEKNQCWVLSDNENLKPEEARDSRNFGPVPMTNIVGRVIYSMRTAVDHGPVQNSSSSVREDLLVLEIELDVEEMRRTHHFQV from the exons ATGGTTTCCCTATCATCGTGGGCCCGGTACATATCCCTCAAGCTTGAGTATTCCGCCTCTCTCATAGAGAAG CGCTTTGAAAGAGGTCAAGTAACATCTGGAGAAGCAATTGATGCTattttgaagaatttttttctgGGAAAGTTGACATACTTATACTGGACTAGGGGAGAAGAAATGGCTCCGACTATAGGTGCTCCAAGAGGGACTGTTCTTGTCCGGAAATTACTAGCTGCAGACCCAAA GCATGTTTTCACCGGAGATGTGGTGGTGTTGAGGGACCCCATGAAATCGTATAAATATATAGTCAGAAGATTGGCTGCCATTGAAGGGTGTGCAATGTGCTCTAAGGATGAAAAAGAGGAGCCCTTTGTTCTTGAAAAGAATCAGTGCTGGGTGTTGTCCGATAACGAAAACTTAAAGCCCGAG GAAGCAAGGGACAGCCGGAACTTTGGTCCAGTTCCCATGACAAACATCGTTGGCAGAGTAATCTATTCTATGCGAACAGCTGTGGATCATGGCCCTGTGCAGAACAG TTCTTCCAGCGTGAGAGAGGATTTATTGGTGTTAGAAATCGAACTAGATGTGGAGGAGATGAGAAGAACTCACCACTTCCAGGTCTAA